One window from the genome of Salisaeta longa DSM 21114 encodes:
- a CDS encoding SusC/RagA family TonB-linked outer membrane protein: MRRAILLLPLFFLCTLPALAQERDRTVRGTVTDGENGRPLAGATVVVAGTQIGTATSARGTYSLRVPSSADSLRFSFVGYQTQTVALGNKRVINVTLQPDFRELDQIVKVGYGEQEQRSITGSIAQVSAQDIQNQPVNSFEEALQGQVAGVTITNGNGKLGQGIQVRIRGASSISASNEPLYVVDGIPLTTPNLSGNDAPTNPLAQLNVSDIKSIEILKDASAAAIYGARASNGVVLITTKSGVAGGGSEVTVNIQRTVSSPTNTVDMMNAQEYVSFYQEAAINRAEDEFAAGAFASREAAIAYWKDFVLETFYFDFFARGTNWREQQVDANWQDQAFRDDAGGFQADISARGGDADTRFYLSGTYNIQDGILIRDNYDKIAGRVNVDHTFNDRFNVGGKLSLTRVKHTRLPDDNQFSTPMQLIAQMPISPIYQPQTEGIATGPNGYLQQYVPTDDLNTETLYFNNLLYQGNVRYDTRIFRSIGSAFAEYSFLPTLKLRGQFGIDVLDQNEDQYFNSQVADNTGAARGLGVNAWDRVVNYNANAFLTYDRAFNGVHDVKGTVGTSIQAVQQDGSFVQGEQFPNDSFGQVNSAAEITGGGAYETGYSFLAYFARANYGYDDRYFLTLSGRYEGSSRFGANNRFGFFPAVSGGWVVSQESFFDVGAINYLKLRASYGLTGNASIGNFLTQALWGGLGYSGIPGTQPVQTPNPDLKWEQTAQLNTGINLGLFNDRITLEADYYRKETRDLLLGVNVPGTSGFLSRTVNLGNLQNWGIEALVETQNVQSSSFNWTSSINFALNRNKITDINGQVIEGGFVNRAVEGEPIGVFYTYEYAGVDPQTGDALYYVNERNANGDIVNPEATTTNPNEANRVVVGSPHPDFTGGVGNELSYKGFSLSFLFQFEYGKQVFDGGGTFKTSNARFLDNQLATQLDAWQEPGDQTDVPEARLFVNNGGTESSRFLYDASYLRLKNVTFAYNVPSRFLESVGLSRARVYVTGINLLTFTKYPWWDPEVNADFAAGNIGLGNEFYSAPQARSISGGLQFSF; encoded by the coding sequence ATGAGACGAGCGATACTCCTTTTACCCCTCTTCTTCCTTTGCACCCTGCCGGCGTTGGCTCAGGAGCGCGATCGCACGGTACGCGGAACGGTAACCGACGGCGAGAACGGGCGCCCACTAGCTGGCGCCACCGTCGTGGTAGCCGGAACGCAAATTGGCACGGCCACGAGCGCCCGCGGCACCTACAGCCTACGCGTACCAAGCAGCGCCGATTCGTTGCGGTTCTCCTTCGTCGGGTATCAAACGCAAACGGTGGCCCTGGGCAACAAGCGGGTGATCAATGTGACGCTGCAGCCCGACTTCCGCGAGCTCGATCAGATCGTGAAGGTGGGGTACGGCGAGCAGGAGCAGCGCTCCATCACCGGAAGTATTGCGCAGGTGTCGGCGCAAGACATCCAGAACCAGCCGGTAAACAGTTTTGAGGAAGCGCTGCAGGGCCAAGTGGCTGGCGTTACGATTACCAACGGGAATGGCAAGCTGGGGCAAGGCATTCAGGTGCGTATCCGCGGCGCTTCGTCAATTTCGGCAAGCAACGAGCCGTTGTACGTGGTGGACGGCATTCCGCTGACGACGCCAAACCTGTCGGGTAACGATGCGCCCACCAACCCGCTGGCGCAGCTAAACGTGAGCGACATCAAGTCGATCGAGATTCTGAAAGACGCGTCGGCTGCGGCCATCTACGGCGCGCGCGCTTCCAACGGCGTGGTGCTCATCACCACCAAGAGTGGCGTGGCCGGGGGCGGCTCGGAGGTAACGGTCAACATCCAGCGCACGGTAAGCAGCCCCACCAACACGGTGGACATGATGAACGCGCAGGAGTACGTCAGTTTCTACCAGGAAGCGGCGATCAACCGGGCCGAAGATGAGTTCGCGGCCGGTGCCTTCGCAAGCCGGGAGGCGGCCATTGCCTACTGGAAAGATTTTGTGCTGGAGACCTTTTACTTCGATTTTTTTGCACGGGGCACCAACTGGCGGGAGCAGCAGGTGGATGCCAACTGGCAAGACCAGGCGTTCCGCGACGATGCTGGCGGCTTTCAGGCCGACATCAGCGCGCGCGGCGGCGATGCGGACACGCGCTTTTACCTGTCGGGGACGTACAACATCCAAGACGGCATCCTCATCCGCGATAACTACGACAAAATCGCGGGCCGCGTGAATGTCGATCACACGTTCAACGATCGGTTTAACGTGGGCGGTAAGCTCAGCCTGACCCGCGTGAAGCACACGCGCTTGCCGGATGATAATCAGTTCTCGACGCCCATGCAGTTGATCGCGCAGATGCCGATCTCGCCGATCTATCAGCCGCAGACCGAAGGCATTGCCACCGGGCCCAACGGCTACCTGCAGCAGTACGTGCCCACCGACGACCTGAACACCGAGACCCTGTACTTCAACAACCTCTTGTATCAGGGCAATGTGCGGTACGACACGCGCATCTTTCGCAGCATTGGTAGCGCGTTTGCCGAGTATTCGTTCTTGCCCACGCTGAAGCTGCGTGGACAATTTGGCATCGATGTGCTGGATCAGAACGAAGATCAGTACTTCAACAGCCAAGTGGCCGACAATACCGGCGCGGCCCGCGGGTTGGGGGTTAACGCGTGGGATCGTGTGGTGAACTACAACGCCAATGCATTCTTGACGTACGATCGGGCGTTCAATGGCGTCCACGACGTGAAGGGCACGGTAGGAACGAGCATACAGGCCGTGCAGCAAGACGGGTCGTTTGTGCAGGGCGAGCAGTTCCCCAACGACAGCTTCGGTCAGGTGAACAGCGCGGCCGAGATCACGGGCGGCGGGGCGTACGAGACGGGCTACAGCTTCCTGGCCTACTTTGCGCGCGCCAACTACGGCTACGACGATCGGTACTTTCTCACGCTTAGTGGGCGCTACGAGGGCTCCTCGCGCTTTGGCGCCAACAACCGCTTTGGGTTCTTTCCGGCGGTTTCCGGCGGATGGGTGGTGAGCCAAGAGTCGTTCTTCGACGTGGGGGCGATCAATTACCTGAAGCTGCGCGCGAGCTATGGCCTTACGGGGAACGCGAGCATCGGTAACTTCCTCACGCAGGCGTTGTGGGGCGGCTTGGGCTACAGCGGGATTCCCGGCACGCAGCCCGTGCAAACCCCGAACCCCGATCTAAAATGGGAGCAAACCGCCCAGCTCAACACTGGCATCAACCTGGGGCTGTTTAACGACCGCATCACGCTAGAGGCAGACTACTACCGCAAGGAAACCCGCGACCTGCTGCTGGGCGTGAACGTACCCGGCACATCGGGCTTTCTGTCGCGCACGGTGAACCTCGGAAACCTGCAAAACTGGGGCATCGAAGCGCTCGTCGAAACGCAAAACGTGCAAAGCAGCAGCTTCAACTGGACCTCGTCGATCAACTTTGCGCTGAACCGCAATAAGATCACCGACATCAACGGACAGGTGATTGAGGGCGGCTTTGTGAACCGCGCCGTTGAGGGCGAGCCGATTGGCGTGTTTTACACGTATGAGTACGCCGGCGTCGACCCGCAAACGGGCGATGCGCTCTACTACGTCAATGAGCGCAATGCCAACGGCGACATCGTCAATCCGGAGGCCACCACCACCAATCCCAACGAAGCGAACCGTGTGGTGGTCGGCAGCCCGCACCCCGACTTTACGGGCGGCGTGGGCAACGAGCTGTCGTACAAGGGCTTCAGCCTCAGCTTCCTGTTCCAGTTTGAATACGGAAAGCAGGTGTTCGATGGGGGCGGCACGTTCAAAACCTCGAATGCGCGGTTCCTGGACAACCAGCTCGCCACCCAGCTCGATGCGTGGCAAGAGCCAGGCGACCAAACGGACGTACCCGAGGCCCGCTTGTTCGTGAACAACGGCGGCACCGAATCGAGCCGCTTCTTGTACGACGCCTCGTACCTGCGCCTCAAAAACGTGACGTTCGCCTACAACGTCCCCTCCCGGTTTCTGGAATCGGTGGGGCTGAGCCGGGCGCGCGTCTACGTAACAGGCATCAATCTGCTCACCTTTACCAAGTACCCGTGGTGGGACCCCGAGGTTAACGCCGACTTTGCAGCGGGCAATATCGGCCTCGGCAACGAGTTTTACTCCGCCCCGCAGGCCCGCTCCATCAGCGGCGGATTGCAGTTTAGCTTCTAA
- a CDS encoding ArsR/SmtB family transcription factor, which produces MPEHPPLIPDHLLPRVAQRLKIIGEPVRLELLNLLRVHGELSVQALVDASGHRQANVSKHLGIMMREGLVARRKEGVQAFYSLDDPSLPGLCVLVTNQLRQETDANVSPTPS; this is translated from the coding sequence ATGCCTGAGCACCCACCCCTCATTCCCGATCATCTGCTTCCGCGTGTTGCGCAGCGCCTCAAAATTATTGGGGAGCCGGTGCGCCTGGAGCTGCTGAACCTGCTGCGCGTGCATGGCGAGCTGAGCGTACAGGCGCTTGTGGATGCCTCCGGCCACCGGCAGGCGAATGTGAGCAAGCACCTGGGCATCATGATGCGCGAAGGCCTCGTGGCCCGCCGGAAAGAGGGGGTGCAGGCGTTTTACTCGCTGGATGACCCCAGCCTGCCGGGCCTTTGCGTGCTAGTGACCAACCAACTGCGGCAGGAAACCGACGCCAACGTATCGCCCACACCTTCCTGA